In a genomic window of Magnolia sinica isolate HGM2019 chromosome 14, MsV1, whole genome shotgun sequence:
- the LOC131225567 gene encoding LRR receptor-like serine/threonine-protein kinase ERL2: MESNNRFIIIFILLVFNLHRSSSILDPLDFLALQSIHKSLSDLPGSTFFASWDFTSDPCNFPGVYCAADKVISLNLGDPRAGSPGLTGRLDPAIGKLSSLTELSIVPGRIFGSLPESLSQCRNLRFLAVSKNFISGEIPPSFAELKRLQTLDLSYNQITGSIPARIGELPALSNMILCHNKLSGSIPTFVSSTLTRVDLKHNDLSGPIGASALPPSIQFLSLSSNRLSGTIDRLLVRLNRLNYLDLSINQFTGSIPGRVFAFRMSSLQLQRNLFSGPIQPSSQVTIQTVDMSYNRLSGPISPLLSTVQNLYLNNNKLSGQVPGSFVDRLLSAGIQVLYLQHNYLTGIEINPSAEIPLSSSLCLQYNCMVPPLQTPCPLRAGKQKTRPTAQCSQLRG, translated from the coding sequence ATGGAATCGAATAACAGATTCATAATCATCTTCATACTTCTCGTCTTCAATCTCCATCGTTCATCATCGATCCTAGACCCACTTGATTTCCTTGCCctccaatccatccataaatcCCTCTCCGATCTCCCAGGATCCACCTTCTTCGCCTCCTGGGACTTCACCTCTGACCCCTGCAACTTCCCCGGCGTCTACTGCGCCGCCGATAAGGTCATCTCCCTCAACCTCGGTGACCCCCGTGCCGGCTCGCCCGGTCTGACCGGCCGGCTCGACCCGGCCATCGGCAAGCTCTCGTCTCTCACCGAGCTTTCCATCGTTCCCGGACGCATTTTCGGCTCCCTCCCGGAATCCCTCTCCCAATGCAGGAACCTCCGATTCCTCGCTGTCAGCAAGAATTTCATATCCGGCGAGATCCCGCCTTCTTTCGCTGAGCTCAAACGGCTCCAAACCCTCGATCTCAGCTACAATCAGATAACCGGATCGATCCCGGCACGGATCGGAGAACTCCCGGCATTGTCAAATATGATCCTCTGCCACAACAAGCTCTCCGGATCAATCCCAACCTTCGTTTCTTCTACGCTGACACGTGTTGATCTCAAGCACAACGATCTCTCCGGCCCAATCGGTGCCTCCGCACTGCCACCTTCAATCCAATTCCTCTCGCTCTCATCCAACCGTCTATCAGGCACCATCGATCGTCTCCTGGTCAGGCTCAACCGCCTCAATTACCTCGACCTCAGCATCAATCAGTTCACGGGCAGCATCCCGGGCAGGGTATTCGCATTCCGGATGTCGTCGCTGCAGCTGCAGAGGAATCTGTTCAGCGGGCCCATTCAACCGTCGAGCCAGGtgacgatccaaaccgtcgacATGAGCTACAATAGGCTGTCAGGGCCGATCTCGCCGTTGCTTTCCACCGTCCAGAACTTGTATCTGAACAACAATAAGTTGAGCGGGCAGGTGCCGGGCAGCTTCGTGGATAGATTGCTATCTGCAGGGATTCAAGTGTTGTATCTGCAGCACAATTATCTGACGGGAATCGAGATCAATCCGTCGGCTGAGATTCCTTTGAGCAGCTCGCTTTGCTTGCAGTATAACTGCATGGTGCCGCCCTTGCAGACTCCCTGCCCGTTGAGGGCTGGCAAGCAAAAAACTAGGCCGACGGCGCAATGTAGCCAGCTGAGGGGATAG